The Trypanosoma brucei gambiense DAL972 chromosome 10, complete sequence genome has a segment encoding these proteins:
- a CDS encoding predicted zinc finger protein — MADNMQMSNARTCYNCGQPGHMSRECPNARSGGNMGGGRSCYNCGQPDHISRDCPNARTGGNMGGGRSCYNCGRPGHISRDCPNARSGGNMGGGRACYHCQQEGHIARECPNAPADAAAGGRACFNCGQPGHLSRACPVK, encoded by the coding sequence ATGGCTGATAACATGCAGATGTCAAACGCCCGCACATGCTATAATTGCGGTCAGCCTGGCCACATGAGCCGTGAGTGCCCCAATGCGCGCTCTGGCGGAAACATGGGCGGTGGCCGCTCATGCTACAACTGCGGTCAACCTGACCACATCAGCCGTGACTGCCCCAATGCACGCACCGGTGGAAATATGGGCGGTGGACGCTCATGCTACAACTGCGGTCGCCCCGGTCACATCAGCCGCGACTGCCCCAATGCGCGCTCTGGTGGAAATATGGGTGGTGGCCGTGCGTGCTACCACTGTCAACAGGAGGGTCATATTGCCCGTGAGTGCCCGAATGCCCCTGCTGACGCTGCTGCTGGCGGTCGCGCGTGCTTCAACTGTGGCCAACCCGGTCACCTCAGCCGTGCCTGCCCTGTGAAATAA
- a CDS encoding proteasome beta 5 subunit, putative, whose translation MLADFESVLRSEFSLKDCPRIGPFTWHNIPGVNDAAEDGSALGLNNPLGVSADRTDDFSVMPYSGEELTRDPLCTSNCINSDRRIWKLMLPCPVPRSVPKLDMKKGTTTLGFHFDGGIIIAVDSRASSGQYISSQTVMKVLEINEYLLGTMAGGAADCQYWERVLGMECRLWELRNNCRISVAAASKILANITYQYRNHGLSMGTMVAGWDQFGPSLYYVDDKGTRVKHEIFSVGSGSIYAYGVLDQGYRKNLTVEEACDLARRSIFHATYRDGASGGIVTVYHVHPKGWTQISRDDQTKLYDRYSSQSA comes from the coding sequence ATGTTGGCAGATTTTGAAAGTGTTCTCCGCTCGGAGTTCTCCCTGAAGGATTGCCCTCGCATCGGTCCTTTCACTTGGCATAACATTCCCGGTGTAAACGATGCAGCTGAAGATGGATCTGCTCTAGGTTTGAATAATCCCCTTGGAGTGAGTGCTGATCGCACGGACGATTTCAGCGTGATGCCCTACAGTGGAGAAGAACTTACGAGGGATCCGCTTTGCACAAGCAACTGCATCAACTCTGACAGACGCATATGGAAACTCATGTTACCGTGTCCAGTGCCGCGCAGTGTTCCTAAACTTGACATGAAAAAAGGCACCACAACACTGGGGTTTCACTTTGACGGTGGGATAATTATTGCCGTTGACTCCCGTGCCTCATCCGGCCAGTATATTTCTTCTCAAACGGTTATGAAGGTACTGGAGATAAACGAATATCTTCTTGGTACGATGGCTGGTGGTGCAGCAGATTGCCAGTACTGGGAGCGCGTTCTCGGCATGGAGTGCCGCCTGTGGGAGCTACGTAACAACTGTCGTATCTCTGTAGCAGCCGCAAGCAAGATTCTGGCAAATATAACCTACCAATACCGCAACCACGGGCTATCTATGGGAACAATGGTGGCTGGTTGGGATCAGTTTGGGCCGTCCCTTTATTACGTGGACGACAAGGGCACGCGTGTAAAGCATGAAATTTTTAGTGTGGGATCCGGTTCCATTTATGCCTATGGTGTGCTTGACCAGGGCTACCGGAAGAACCTCACTGTTGAGGAGGCATGTGACCTGGCGCGCCGCTCAATCTTCCACGCGACGTATCGTGACGGTGCCTCTGGTGGCATTGTGACTGTTTATCATGTTCACCCGAAAGGATGGACTCAGATATCGCGGGATGACCAAACCAAACTGTATGACCGTTATTCTTCTCAGAGTGCATAG
- a CDS encoding tRNA pseudouridine synthase A, putative, whose protein sequence is MRRVSLPLLVVLPCVQRRPVNSTGSKERKVKHWFPKKKGVSSSAAALQRSVDVADAEKLQDVERHFPVAMSHIKKAPTTRYSADERRKQTWKDITRTRNVDGYAPPREEKGAAPSFFDEGSFDIRSDVKRQSECLQWRGSPSDSRTRLNALSPDVLQLSGANPKDHGFAVAEESNVSPADPTIEPEQGEGNAYGDTPVQLTDMLKERLMELKAEKLREDRNDTYLPSRLKLLSDSEVQRRLKKNVPRCDVLDAKDLSSFGGQADTLADLFPDGSHDGSPSGEEIAMPSTDPWKDGEVLSPAAGKIIHSSADLVPGGSLHDPVSDFSRRLTSQGEGKLVSSGGSVHLLRCLPRAGFCSRREALAVIASGQVRVDNVVERNPFRLVRAENNIHVASHSGRLRFAPPRLWMYHKPAHVIVSRNDVAGRALFTKHARILGMDHLVPVGSLPMRAHGLLLLTNDGELSRFLENPKCMIQQTYLLRVRPAVDPVLAHKLNFQGITINGKQYKNMEFFVNPAMKSRFSLKVKVRGEVMPVAHLMQHLGRTVERGGRISFGPFSLSGLPVGSLREVTVPPYYTRHTGAVWKEFVERDWPFFRRQRVSRLRRLARYRELTPRELEELDGFTYEEVKDALSFDSQELKTAADEWLDRVSIRPQTGDTPLPDDFAGDHVDGNCEVPAEEGIIEDITAAV, encoded by the coding sequence ATGCGCCGTGTCAGTCTGCCACTGCTCGTCGTACTGCCGTGCGTTCAGCGGCGACCGGTCAACAGCACTGGTAGTAAGGAGCGAAAGGTAAAACATTGGTTTCCTAAGAAGAAAGGTGTATCTTCGTCGGCAGCGGCCCTGCAGCGAAGTGTGGACGTAGCAGATGCGGAGAAACTTCAGGATGTGGAGCGACACTTCCCGGTTGCCATGTCACACATTAAGAAGGCCCCAACCACCCGTTACTCGGCAGATGAGCGGAGAAAGCAAACGTGGAAGGATATCACACGCACCAGGAATGTTGACGGGTACGCCCCTccaagggaggaaaaaggcgCTGCACCATCATTCTTCGATGAAGGGAGTTTCGACATACGTAGCGATGTGAAAAGACAATCAGAATGTCTGCAGTGGAGAGGTTCACCCTCTGACAGCCGCACACGGCTAAACGCTTTATCGCCCGATGTGCTTCAGTTGTCCGGCGCGAACCCCAAAGATCACGGCTTTGCCGTTGCAGAAGAAAGTAACGTCTCCCCAGCCGACCCCACAATTGAGCCGGAACAGGGGGAAGGTAATGCGTACGGTGATACCCCTGTGCAGCTTACGGATATGTTGAAGGAGAGGTTGATGGAACTTAAGGCAGAGAAACTTCGTGAAGATCGAAACGACACGTATCTTCCCTCTAGGCTAAAACTGCTTTCAGATTCGGAGGTGCAAAGAAGGCTGAAAAAAAACGTTCCTCGGTGCGACGTATTGGATGCTAAGGATCTAAGTTCATTTGGTGGTCAAGCTGACACTTTGGCAGACCTTTTTCCTGACGGATCTCATGACGGTTCACCAAGCGGTGAAGAAATAGCGATGCCCTCAACAGATCCGTGGAAGGATGGAGAGGTGCTGTCCCCAGCCGCAGGAAAAATTATTCACAGTTCAGCCGATTTAGTACCCGGCGGCTCACTCCATGATCCGGTAAGTGATTTTTCACGGAGGCTTACGAGTCAAGGGGAGGGCAAGTTGGTTTCATCGGGTGGTTCCGTTCATCTTCTTCGGTGCTTACCACGTGCGGGGTTTTGTAGCCGCCGCGAAGCGCTTGCGGTAATTGCCAGTGGTCAGGTACGTGTCGATAATGTGGTGGAAAGGAATCCATTCCGTCTTGTTCGAGCCGAGAATAATATTCATGTGGCGTCTCACAGTGGGCGCCTTCGGTTTGCGCCACCAAGGCTGTGGATGTACCATAAGCCGGCACACGTTATTGTATCTAGGAATGACGTGGCTGGTCGAGCATTATTTACGAAGCATGCCCGGATACTTGGTATGGATCACCTTGTCCCCGTTGGGTCTCTTCCTATGCGAGCCCACGGGCTGCTGCTTCTTACAAACGACGGGGAGCTTTCCCGTTTCCTCGAAAACCCGAAATGCATGATCCAGCAGACTTACCTACTGCGTGTACGACCAGCGGTGGACCCTGTCCTGGCACACAAGCTAAACTTTCAGGGCATTACAATCAATGGCAAACAGTACAAGAACATGGAATTTTTTGTGAATCCGGCGATGAAGTCACGTTTCTCACTGAAGGTAAAGGTGCGCGGCGAGGTAATGCCTGTGGCACACCTCATGCAGCACCTGGGTCGCACGGTAGAGCGAGGTGGCCGCATTTCATTTGGGCCATTCTCACTCTCAGGACTTCCTGTAGGGTCGCTGCGTGAGGTGACAGTTCCCCCATATTATACCCGGCACACTGGCGCCGTTTGGAAGGAGTTCGTGGAGCGTGACTGGCCGTTTTTCCGACGTCAGCGCGTGTCCCGTCTCCGTCGCCTCGCCAGATACCGTGAGCTCACTCCACGCgaactggaggaattggaTGGCTTCACGTatgaggaggtgaaggatGCCCTGAGCTTTGACTCGCAGGAGCTGAAAACAGCTGCTGATGAGTGGCTTGATCGTGTTTCTATTCGACCCCAGACAGGAGACACGCCGTTGCCGGATGATTTTGCTGGCGACCATGTAGACGGCAACTGCGAGGTTCCTGCCGAGGAGGGAATTATCGAAGACATCACGGCCGCTGTTTAA
- a CDS encoding phosphatidylinositolN-acetylglucosaminyltransferase subunit c, putative: MRNCQPASLRETSAMEEAAQLRGTIGSVSTETATVRDEGRVWRKVLYTRQPYEDNYVDPQQFLQDLRQNVNVATYEYNKVVLDTFVVIQQFSFVVFYLFVFSMMLSGRVDECALMWVNATLFTLAFVFCIVVQRQQAVDRGEIPASFTHYLMGLCRQGIPLVGVLILLSPVLQTLTVAYSNDTIVTLSSLSMFVHVLLTDYNYLNCYSERYQQNTAVNAATFGIILIASRIQRVFQSGALIMFGILCFTLSPIPRHNLKHVSLRAHVVLTFTICALAIYFLMEVPVFALLYCVVVVVISVVIPFFFVKLHGSMKDQINGPWDEAKPTNSAAAVEWANAGMLQ, encoded by the coding sequence ATGCGCAATTGTCAGCCGGCTTCGTTGCGAGAAACGTCAGCGATGGAAGAGGCAGCACAGCTACGTGGTACTATTGGGAGCGTGTCAACTGAAACAGCGACAGTGCGTGATGAGGGGCGCGTTTGGCGCAAAGTGTTGTACACGCGTCAGCCGTATGAAGACAACTATGTGGATCCTCAGCAGTTCCTTCAGGACCTACGGCAGAATGTGAATGTTGCCACCTATGAGTATAACAAGGTGGTGTTGGACACATTTGTTGTTATTCAGCAattttcgtttgttgtgtTCTATCTCTTTGTATTTTCTATGATGCTTTCCGGGAGGGTGGATGAGTGCGCGCTCATGTGGGTGAATGCTACACTATTCACGTTggcgtttgtgttttgtattgtggtgcagcggcagcaggcTGTTGATCGCGGTGAGATTCCCGCATCGTTTACGCATTACTTGATGGGGTTGTGTAGGCAAGGCATTCCACTGGTGGGAGTCCTTATTCTTCTGTCACCCGTCCTACAAACCTTGACTGTGGCGTATAGCAATGACACCATTGTGACACTTAGTTCCTTGTCAATGTTCGTGCATGTGCTTCTGACGGATTATAATTACCTCAACTGCTATTCGGAGAGGTATCAGCAGAACACTGCGGTGAATGCAGCCACATTCGGCATAATACTTATTGCCTCACGCATTCAGAGGGTGTTTCAGAGCGGTGCACTCATTATGTTTGGAATTCTATGCTTCACTTTGTCTCCTATTCCCAGACATAACCTCAAACATGTCTCCCTAAGGGCACATGTTGTGTTAACATTCACTATATGTGCGCTTGCCATCTACTTCTTGATGGAGGTTCCGGTATTTGCCCTTCTGTACTgtgtagtggtggtggtaataTCTGTTGTCATTCCATTCTTCTTCGTCAAATTGCATGGCAGCATGAAAGATCAAATCAATGGACCGTGGGATGAAGCAAAACCAACTAATAGTGCGGCTGCAGTCGAATGGGCCAACGCAGGCATGCTTCAGTGA